A genomic region of Streptomyces sp. R33 contains the following coding sequences:
- a CDS encoding aspartate carbamoyltransferase catalytic subunit → MKRHLISAADLTRDDAVLILDTAEEMARVADRPIKKLPTLRGLTVVNLFFEDSTRTRISFEAAAKRLSADVINFSAKGSSVSKGESLKDTALTLEAMGADAVVIRHHASGAPYRLATSGWIDSAVVNAGDGTHEHPTQALLDAFTMRRRLVGRDAGLGKDLNGRRITIVGDVLHSRVARSNVQLLHTLGAEVTVVAPPTLVPIGVESWPCEVSYNLDEVLPKSDAVMMLRVQRERMNAAFFPTEREYSRRYGLDGDRMAKMPEHAIVMHPGPMNRGMEITAEVADSDRCTAVEQVANGVSTRMAVLYLLLGGSEPAVTTTSTPRIEESK, encoded by the coding sequence ATGAAGCGCCACCTCATCTCGGCCGCCGATCTCACGCGCGACGACGCCGTCCTCATCCTCGACACCGCCGAGGAGATGGCCCGCGTCGCGGACCGGCCGATCAAGAAGCTGCCCACCCTGCGCGGCCTCACGGTCGTCAACCTCTTCTTCGAGGACTCGACCCGCACCCGGATCTCCTTCGAGGCGGCCGCCAAGCGGCTCTCCGCCGACGTCATCAACTTCTCCGCCAAGGGCTCCTCGGTCTCCAAGGGCGAGTCCCTGAAGGACACCGCGCTGACCCTCGAGGCCATGGGCGCGGACGCGGTCGTCATCCGCCACCACGCCTCCGGCGCCCCCTACCGGCTCGCGACCTCCGGCTGGATCGACTCCGCCGTCGTCAACGCCGGCGACGGCACCCACGAGCACCCCACCCAGGCCCTGCTGGACGCCTTCACCATGCGCCGCCGCCTGGTCGGCCGCGACGCCGGCCTCGGCAAGGACCTGAACGGCCGCCGCATCACCATCGTCGGCGACGTCCTGCACAGCCGGGTCGCCCGCTCCAACGTCCAGCTGCTCCACACGCTCGGCGCCGAGGTCACCGTCGTGGCCCCGCCCACCCTGGTCCCGATCGGCGTCGAGAGCTGGCCCTGCGAGGTCTCGTACAACCTCGACGAGGTGCTGCCGAAGTCCGACGCGGTCATGATGCTGCGTGTGCAGCGCGAACGCATGAACGCCGCCTTCTTCCCCACCGAGCGCGAGTACTCCCGCCGGTACGGGCTCGACGGCGACCGCATGGCCAAGATGCCCGAGCACGCCATCGTCATGCACCCCGGCCCGATGAACCGCGGCATGGAGATCACCGCCGAGGTCGCCGACTCCGACCGCTGCACCGCCGTCGAGCAGGTCGCCAACGGCGTCTCCACCCGGATGGCCGTCCTGTACCTGCTGCTCGGAGGCTCCGAGCCGGCCGTCACCACCACCAGCACGCCCCGTATCGAGGAGAGCAAGTAA
- a CDS encoding dihydroorotase, translated as MSKILIRGAKVLGGEAQDVLIDGETIAEVGTGLSAEGATVIEAEGQVLLPGLVDLHTHLREPGREDSETVLTGTRAAASGGYTAVFAMANTFPVADTAGVVEQVWRLGKESGYCDVQPIGAVTVGLEGKQLSELGAMHESAARVTVFSDDGKCVDDAVIMRRALEYVKAFGGVVAQHAQEPRLTEGAQMNEGVVSAELGLGGWPAVAEESIIARDVLLAEHVGSRVHICHLSTAGSVEIVRWAKSRGIDVTAEVTPHHLLLTDELVRSYNAVYKVNPPLRTERDVMALREALADGTIDIVATDHAPHPHEDKDCEWAAAAMGMVGLETALSVVQQTMVETGLLDWAGVAERMSFAPARIGSLDHHGRPVSAGEPANLTLVDTSYRGVVDPAHFASRSRNTPYEGRELPGRVTHTFLRGRATVVDGNLA; from the coding sequence ATGAGCAAGATCCTGATTCGTGGGGCGAAGGTTCTCGGCGGCGAGGCGCAGGACGTCCTGATCGACGGCGAGACCATCGCCGAGGTCGGCACCGGGCTGTCCGCCGAGGGCGCGACCGTCATCGAGGCCGAGGGCCAGGTCCTCCTCCCCGGCCTCGTCGACCTGCACACCCACCTGCGCGAGCCCGGCCGCGAGGACTCCGAGACCGTCCTGACCGGCACCCGCGCCGCCGCCTCCGGCGGCTACACCGCCGTCTTCGCCATGGCGAACACCTTCCCCGTCGCCGACACCGCCGGCGTCGTCGAGCAGGTCTGGCGCCTCGGCAAGGAGTCCGGCTACTGCGACGTGCAGCCCATCGGCGCCGTCACCGTCGGCCTCGAGGGCAAGCAGCTCTCCGAGCTGGGCGCCATGCACGAGTCCGCAGCCCGCGTCACCGTCTTCTCCGACGACGGCAAGTGCGTCGACGACGCCGTGATCATGCGCCGCGCCCTGGAGTACGTGAAGGCCTTCGGCGGCGTCGTCGCCCAGCACGCCCAGGAGCCCCGCCTGACCGAGGGCGCCCAGATGAACGAGGGCGTCGTCTCCGCCGAGCTGGGTCTGGGCGGCTGGCCGGCCGTCGCCGAGGAGTCGATCATCGCCCGCGACGTGCTCCTCGCCGAGCACGTCGGCTCCCGCGTGCACATCTGCCACCTCTCCACCGCCGGCTCCGTCGAGATCGTGCGCTGGGCCAAGTCCCGCGGCATCGACGTCACCGCCGAGGTCACCCCGCACCACCTGCTCCTCACCGACGAGCTGGTCCGCTCGTACAACGCGGTCTACAAGGTCAACCCGCCGCTGCGCACCGAGCGCGACGTGATGGCCCTGCGCGAGGCGCTCGCCGACGGCACGATCGACATCGTCGCCACCGACCACGCCCCGCACCCGCACGAGGACAAGGACTGCGAGTGGGCCGCCGCCGCCATGGGCATGGTGGGCCTGGAGACCGCGCTCTCCGTCGTCCAGCAGACGATGGTCGAGACCGGACTGCTCGACTGGGCGGGCGTCGCCGAGCGGATGTCCTTCGCCCCGGCGCGGATCGGCAGCCTGGACCACCACGGCCGCCCCGTCTCGGCAGGTGAACCCGCGAACCTGACGCTGGTCGATACCTCGTACCGTGGTGTCGTGGACCCCGCACACTTCGCCTCCCGCAGCCGCAACACGCCTTACGAGGGCCGTGAGCTGCCGGGTCGCGTCACTCACACCTTCCTGCGGGGCCGGGCAACGGTCGTGGACGGGAATCTGGCGTGA
- the carA gene encoding glutamine-hydrolyzing carbamoyl-phosphate synthase small subunit: MTTSTRGAAKAPAVLVLEDGRMFRGRAYGAVGETFGEAVFSTGMTGYQETLTDPSYHRQVVVMTAPHVGNTGVNDEDPESSRIWVSGYVVRDPARIPSNWRSQRSLDEELVKQGVVGICGIDTRALTRHLRERGAMRVGIFSGEAWAHVRDEALLAKVQASPQMKGANLSAEVATKETYVVPAIGEKRFTVAAVDLGIKGMTPHRMAERGIEVHVLPATATVEDVYAVNPDGVFFSNGPGDPATADGPVAVMQGVLERKTPLFGICFGNQILGRALGFGTYKLKYGHRGINQPVQDRTTGKVEVTAHNHGFAVDAPLDKVSETPYGRAEVSHVCLNDQVVEGLQLLDQPAFSVQYHPEAAAGPHDAAYLFDRFVTLMEAERA; this comes from the coding sequence ATGACGACCTCCACCAGGGGAGCAGCCAAAGCTCCCGCCGTACTCGTCCTGGAGGACGGTCGGATGTTCCGCGGCCGCGCCTACGGCGCTGTGGGGGAGACCTTCGGCGAGGCCGTGTTCTCCACCGGCATGACCGGCTACCAGGAGACCCTCACCGACCCGTCGTACCACCGGCAGGTCGTCGTGATGACCGCCCCGCACGTGGGCAACACCGGCGTCAACGACGAGGACCCCGAGTCCTCCCGCATCTGGGTCTCCGGATACGTCGTCCGCGACCCCGCCCGCATCCCCTCCAACTGGCGCTCGCAGCGCTCGCTGGACGAGGAACTGGTCAAGCAGGGCGTCGTCGGCATCTGCGGCATCGACACCCGCGCGCTGACCCGCCACCTGCGCGAGCGCGGCGCCATGCGCGTCGGCATCTTCTCCGGCGAGGCCTGGGCGCACGTCCGCGACGAGGCCCTGCTGGCGAAGGTCCAGGCGTCCCCGCAGATGAAGGGCGCGAACCTCTCCGCCGAGGTCGCCACCAAGGAGACGTACGTCGTCCCCGCGATCGGGGAGAAGAGGTTCACCGTCGCCGCCGTCGACCTCGGCATCAAGGGCATGACCCCGCACCGGATGGCCGAACGCGGCATCGAGGTGCACGTGCTGCCCGCCACCGCGACCGTCGAGGACGTGTACGCGGTCAACCCGGACGGCGTGTTCTTCTCCAACGGCCCGGGCGACCCGGCCACCGCCGACGGCCCCGTCGCCGTCATGCAGGGCGTCCTGGAGCGCAAGACCCCGCTCTTCGGCATCTGCTTCGGCAACCAGATCCTGGGCCGCGCGCTCGGCTTCGGCACGTACAAGCTGAAGTACGGCCACCGCGGCATCAACCAGCCGGTGCAGGACCGCACCACCGGCAAGGTCGAGGTCACCGCGCACAACCACGGCTTCGCCGTCGACGCGCCCCTCGACAAGGTCTCCGAGACCCCCTACGGCCGTGCCGAGGTCTCCCACGTCTGCCTGAACGACCAGGTCGTCGAAGGCCTCCAGCTGCTCGACCAGCCGGCCTTCTCCGTCCAGTACCACCCCGAAGCAGCAGCCGGCCCGCACGACGCCGCCTACCTCTTCGACCGTTTCGTAACCCTGATGGAGGCCGAGCGTGCCTAA
- the carB gene encoding carbamoyl-phosphate synthase large subunit, whose amino-acid sequence MPKRTDIQSVLVIGSGPIVIGQAAEFDYSGTQACRILKAEGLRVILVNSNPATIMTDPEIADATYVEPITPEFVEKIIAKERPDALLPTLGGQTALNTAISMHEQGVLEKYGVELIGANVEAINKGEDRDLFKGVVEAVKAKIGYGESARSVICHSMDDVLKGVETLGGYPVVVRPSFTMGGAGSGFAHDEDELRRIAGQGLTLSPTTEVLLEESILGWKEYELELMRDTKDNVVVVCSIENFDPMGVHTGDSITVAPAMTLTDREYQRLRDIGIAIIREVGVDTGGCNIQFAIDPVDGRVIVIEMNPRVSRSSALASKATGFPIAKIAAKLAIGYTLDEVPNDITEKTPASFEPSLDYVVVKAPRFAFEKFPLADATLTTTMKSVGEAMAIGRNFTEALQKALRSLEKKGSQFTFVGDPGDKTELLATAVRPTDGRINTVMQAIRAGATQEEVFESTKIDPWFVDQLFLIKEIADELAGAEKLEPELLAEAKRHGFSDAQIAEIRGLREDVVREVRHALGVRPVYKTVDTCAAEFAAKTPYFYSSYDEESEVAPRTKPAVIILGSGPNRIGQGIEFDYSCVHASFALSDAGYETVMVNCNPETVSTDYDTSDRLYFEPLTLEDVLEIVHAESLAGPIAGVVVQLGGQTPLGLAQALKDNGVPVVGTSPEAIHAAEDRGAFGQVLAEAGLPAPKHGTATTFAGAKAIADEIGYPVLVRPSYVLGGRGMEIVYDEARLESYIAESTEISPTRPVLVDRFLDDAIEIDVDALYDGTELYLGGVMEHIEEAGIHSGDSACALPPITLGGFDIKRLRASTEAIAKGVGVRGLINIQFAMAGDILYVLEANPRASRTVPFTSKATAVPLAKAAARISLGTTIAELREEGMLPKTGDGGTLPLDAPISVKEAVMPWSRFRDIHGRGVDTVLGPEMRSTGEVMGIDSVFGTAYAKSQAGAYGPLPTKGRAFISVANRDKRSMIFPARELVAHGFELMATSGTAEVLRRNGINATVVRKLSEGEGPNGEKTIVQLIHDGQVDLIVNTPYGTGGRLDGYEIRTAAVARSVPCLTTVQALAAAVQGIDALNRGDVGVRSLQEHAEHLTAARD is encoded by the coding sequence GTGCCTAAGCGCACCGATATCCAGTCCGTCCTGGTCATCGGCTCCGGCCCGATCGTCATCGGCCAGGCCGCCGAGTTCGACTACTCCGGCACCCAGGCCTGCCGCATCCTCAAGGCCGAGGGCCTGCGGGTCATCCTGGTGAACTCCAACCCCGCGACGATCATGACCGACCCGGAGATCGCCGACGCCACGTACGTCGAGCCGATCACCCCCGAGTTCGTCGAGAAGATCATCGCCAAGGAGCGCCCCGACGCGCTGCTCCCCACCCTCGGCGGCCAGACCGCGCTCAACACCGCCATCTCCATGCACGAGCAGGGTGTGCTGGAGAAGTACGGCGTCGAGCTCATCGGCGCCAACGTCGAGGCCATCAACAAGGGCGAGGACCGCGACCTCTTCAAGGGCGTCGTCGAGGCCGTCAAGGCCAAGATCGGCTACGGCGAGTCCGCCCGCTCGGTCATCTGCCACTCGATGGACGACGTCCTCAAGGGCGTCGAGACCCTCGGCGGCTACCCCGTCGTCGTCCGCCCCTCCTTCACCATGGGCGGCGCCGGCTCCGGCTTCGCCCACGACGAGGACGAGCTGCGCCGCATCGCCGGCCAGGGCCTCACGCTCTCCCCGACCACCGAGGTGCTCCTGGAGGAGTCCATCCTCGGCTGGAAGGAGTACGAGCTGGAGCTGATGCGCGACACCAAGGACAACGTCGTCGTCGTCTGCTCCATCGAGAACTTCGACCCGATGGGCGTCCACACCGGCGACTCCATCACCGTCGCCCCGGCGATGACGCTGACCGACCGCGAGTACCAGCGGCTGCGCGACATCGGCATCGCGATCATCCGCGAGGTCGGCGTCGACACCGGCGGCTGCAACATCCAGTTCGCGATCGACCCGGTCGACGGCCGTGTCATCGTCATCGAGATGAACCCGCGCGTCTCGCGTTCCTCGGCGCTCGCGTCGAAGGCCACCGGCTTCCCGATCGCCAAGATCGCCGCCAAGCTGGCCATCGGCTACACGCTCGACGAGGTCCCCAACGACATCACCGAGAAGACGCCGGCCTCCTTCGAGCCGTCCCTCGACTACGTCGTCGTCAAGGCCCCGCGCTTCGCCTTCGAGAAGTTCCCGCTGGCCGACGCCACCCTCACCACCACCATGAAGTCGGTGGGCGAGGCCATGGCCATCGGCCGCAACTTCACCGAGGCCCTCCAGAAGGCCCTGCGCTCCCTGGAGAAGAAGGGCTCGCAGTTCACCTTCGTCGGAGACCCCGGCGACAAGACCGAACTGCTGGCCACCGCGGTCCGCCCGACCGACGGCCGCATCAACACCGTCATGCAGGCCATCCGCGCCGGCGCCACCCAGGAAGAGGTCTTCGAGTCCACGAAGATCGACCCCTGGTTCGTCGACCAGCTGTTCCTGATCAAGGAAATCGCGGACGAGCTGGCAGGCGCCGAGAAGCTCGAGCCCGAGCTCCTCGCCGAGGCCAAGCGGCACGGCTTCTCCGACGCCCAGATCGCCGAGATCCGCGGCCTGCGCGAGGACGTCGTCCGGGAGGTCCGCCACGCGCTGGGCGTCCGCCCCGTCTACAAGACGGTCGACACCTGCGCCGCCGAGTTCGCCGCGAAGACCCCGTACTTCTACTCCTCGTACGACGAGGAGTCCGAGGTCGCGCCCCGCACCAAGCCCGCGGTGATCATCCTGGGCTCCGGCCCGAACCGCATCGGCCAGGGCATCGAGTTCGACTACTCCTGCGTCCACGCCTCCTTCGCGCTCAGCGACGCGGGCTACGAGACCGTGATGGTCAACTGCAACCCGGAGACCGTCTCGACGGACTACGACACCTCCGACCGCCTGTACTTCGAGCCGCTGACGCTCGAGGACGTGCTGGAGATCGTCCACGCCGAGTCGCTCGCCGGCCCCATCGCCGGTGTCGTCGTCCAGCTCGGCGGCCAGACCCCCCTCGGTCTCGCCCAGGCCCTCAAGGACAACGGCGTCCCCGTCGTCGGCACCTCGCCCGAGGCCATCCACGCCGCCGAGGACCGCGGCGCCTTCGGCCAGGTCCTCGCCGAGGCCGGCCTGCCCGCCCCCAAGCACGGCACCGCGACCACCTTCGCAGGCGCGAAGGCCATCGCCGACGAGATCGGCTACCCGGTCCTCGTCCGCCCCTCGTACGTGCTCGGCGGCCGCGGCATGGAGATCGTCTACGACGAGGCCCGCCTGGAGTCGTACATCGCCGAGTCCACCGAGATCTCGCCGACGCGCCCCGTGCTGGTCGACCGCTTCCTCGACGACGCCATCGAGATCGACGTCGACGCCCTCTACGACGGCACCGAGCTCTACCTCGGCGGCGTCATGGAGCACATCGAGGAAGCCGGCATCCACTCCGGCGACTCCGCCTGCGCCCTGCCCCCGATCACCCTCGGCGGCTTCGACATCAAGCGGCTGCGCGCCTCCACCGAGGCCATCGCCAAGGGCGTCGGCGTCCGCGGCCTGATCAACATCCAGTTCGCGATGGCGGGTGACATCCTCTACGTCCTGGAGGCCAACCCGCGCGCCTCCCGCACCGTCCCCTTCACCTCGAAGGCGACCGCGGTCCCGCTCGCGAAGGCCGCCGCCCGCATCTCGCTCGGCACCACCATCGCCGAGCTGCGCGAAGAGGGCATGCTGCCGAAGACCGGCGACGGCGGCACCCTGCCGCTCGACGCGCCGATCTCCGTCAAGGAGGCCGTCATGCCGTGGTCGCGCTTCCGCGACATCCACGGCCGCGGCGTCGACACCGTCCTCGGCCCGGAGATGCGCTCCACCGGCGAGGTCATGGGCATCGACTCCGTCTTCGGCACGGCGTACGCCAAGTCGCAGGCCGGCGCCTACGGCCCGCTGCCCACCAAGGGCCGCGCGTTCATCTCCGTCGCCAACCGCGACAAGCGCTCGATGATCTTCCCGGCGCGCGAGCTGGTCGCCCACGGCTTCGAGCTGATGGCCACCTCCGGCACCGCCGAGGTGCTGCGCCGCAACGGCATCAACGCCACCGTGGTGCGCAAGCTCAGCGAGGGCGAGGGCCCGAACGGCGAGAAGACCATCGTCCAGCTGATCCACGACGGCCAGGTCGACCTGATCGTCAACACCCCGTACGGCACCGGCGGCCGCCTCGACGGCTACGAGATCCGCACGGCGGCCGTGGCGCGCAGCGTCCCGTGCCTGACCACGGTCCAGGCGCTCGCCGCGGCCGTCCAGGGCATCGACGCGCTCAACCGCGGCGACGTGGGCGTGCGCTCCCTCCAGGAGCACGCGGAGCACCTGACCGCCGCCCGCGACTAG
- a CDS encoding quinone-dependent dihydroorotate dehydrogenase, protein MYKLFFDLVFKRMDPEQAHYLAFRWIRLAARTPVLRTFVAAALAPRHKELRTEALGLRMHGPFGLAAGFDKNAVAIDGMSMLGFDHIEIGTVTAQAQPGNPKKRLFRLVPDRALINRMGFNNEGSAAVAARLAARVPVFNTVVGVNIGKTKVVPEEEAVADYVVSTERLARHADYLVVNVSSPNTPGLRNLQATESLRPLLTAVREAADRTVTDRRVPLLVKIAPDLADEDVDAVADLALELGLDGIIATNTTIAREGLGLKSAPSLVKETGGLSGAPVKERSLEVLRRLYARVGDRLVLVGVGGIENAEDAWQRILAGATLIQGYSAFIYEGPFYARAIHKGLAARLAVSPYATLAEAVGAETRKAAQ, encoded by the coding sequence ATGTACAAACTCTTCTTCGACCTCGTCTTCAAGCGGATGGACCCGGAGCAGGCCCACTACCTGGCCTTCCGCTGGATCCGGCTCGCGGCCCGCACCCCGGTGCTGCGCACCTTCGTGGCGGCGGCCCTGGCCCCGCGCCACAAGGAGCTGCGGACCGAGGCGCTCGGGCTGCGCATGCACGGCCCCTTCGGCCTCGCGGCGGGCTTCGACAAGAACGCCGTCGCCATCGACGGCATGTCCATGCTCGGCTTCGACCACATCGAGATCGGCACGGTCACGGCGCAGGCGCAGCCGGGCAACCCCAAGAAGCGGCTGTTCCGGCTCGTGCCGGACCGCGCGCTGATCAACCGGATGGGCTTCAACAACGAGGGCTCCGCTGCCGTGGCTGCCCGTCTGGCGGCCCGTGTGCCCGTTTTCAACACGGTCGTGGGCGTCAACATCGGCAAGACCAAGGTCGTGCCCGAGGAGGAGGCGGTGGCGGACTACGTCGTCTCCACCGAGCGCCTGGCCCGCCACGCGGACTACCTGGTCGTGAACGTCTCCTCGCCGAACACCCCGGGCCTGCGCAACCTCCAGGCCACCGAGTCCCTCCGGCCGCTCCTGACGGCCGTACGCGAGGCCGCGGACCGCACGGTGACCGACCGCCGGGTCCCGCTCCTGGTGAAGATCGCGCCGGACCTCGCCGACGAGGACGTGGACGCGGTCGCGGACCTGGCCCTGGAGCTGGGCCTGGACGGCATCATCGCGACGAACACCACCATCGCGCGGGAGGGGCTCGGCCTGAAGTCCGCCCCGTCCCTCGTGAAGGAGACCGGCGGCCTGTCCGGCGCCCCGGTCAAGGAGCGCTCCCTGGAGGTCCTGCGCCGCCTGTACGCCCGTGTGGGCGACCGCCTGGTGCTGGTGGGCGTCGGGGGCATCGAGAACGCCGAGGACGCCTGGCAGCGGATCCTGGCCGGCGCGACCCTGATCCAGGGGTACAGCGCGTTCATCTACGAGGGCCCGTTCTACGCCCGCGCCATCCACAAGGGCCTGGCCGCGCGCCTGGCCGTCAGCCCGTACGCGACCCTCGCCGAGGCCGTCGGCGCCGAAACCCGAAAGGCCGCCCAGTGA
- the pyrF gene encoding orotidine-5'-phosphate decarboxylase, which yields MTPFGTRLRAAMDSRGPLCVGIDPHAALLSSWGLNDDVAGLEKFSRTVVEALADSVAVFKPQAAFFERFGSKGIAVLEQTVADARAAGTLVVMDAKRGDIGSTMAAYAQTFLSPSSPLFSDALTVSPYLGYGSLQPAVELARRSGAGLFVLALTSNPEGAEVQRAVREDGRTVGATMLGHLAAENAGAAPMGSFGAVVGATLGDLSSFDLDINGPLLAPGIGAQGATAADLPAVFGAAVRNVVPNVSRGVLKHGPDAAALRASATRFADEIREAVSA from the coding sequence GTGACCCCGTTCGGCACCCGCCTGCGTGCGGCGATGGACTCCCGCGGCCCGCTGTGCGTGGGCATCGACCCGCACGCCGCCCTCCTGTCGTCGTGGGGCTTGAACGACGACGTCGCGGGCCTGGAGAAGTTCTCCCGCACGGTCGTCGAGGCGCTGGCCGACTCGGTGGCCGTCTTCAAGCCGCAGGCGGCGTTCTTCGAGCGCTTCGGCTCGAAGGGCATCGCGGTGCTGGAGCAGACCGTGGCCGACGCGCGGGCCGCGGGCACGCTGGTCGTGATGGACGCCAAGCGCGGTGACATCGGCTCGACGATGGCCGCGTACGCGCAGACGTTCCTGTCGCCGTCCTCGCCGCTGTTCTCCGACGCCCTGACGGTGTCCCCGTACCTGGGCTACGGCTCGCTGCAGCCGGCGGTGGAACTCGCCCGCCGCTCGGGCGCGGGTCTCTTCGTCCTCGCGCTCACCTCGAACCCGGAGGGAGCGGAGGTCCAGCGCGCGGTGCGTGAGGACGGCCGCACGGTCGGCGCGACGATGCTGGGGCACCTCGCGGCGGAGAACGCGGGAGCGGCGCCCATGGGCTCCTTCGGCGCGGTGGTCGGTGCCACGCTGGGCGACCTGTCGTCCTTCGACCTGGACATCAACGGGCCGCTGCTGGCGCCCGGCATCGGTGCGCAGGGTGCGACGGCGGCCGATCTGCCGGCGGTCTTCGGCGCGGCGGTCCGCAACGTGGTCCCGAACGTCTCGCGGGGCGTGCTGAAGCACGGTCCGGACGCCGCGGCCCTGCGCGCCTCGGCCACCCGTTTCGCGGACGAGATCCGCGAGGCCGTCTCCGCCTGA
- a CDS encoding integration host factor yields MALPPLTPEQRAAALEKAAAARRERAEVKNRLKHSGASLQEVIKTGQENDVIGKMKVSALLESLPGVGKVRAKQIMERLGISESRRVRGLGSNQIASLEREFGTPAG; encoded by the coding sequence GTGGCTCTTCCGCCCCTTACCCCTGAACAGCGCGCAGCCGCGCTCGAAAAGGCCGCCGCGGCTCGCCGGGAGCGGGCCGAGGTGAAGAATCGACTCAAGCACTCCGGCGCCTCGCTCCAAGAGGTCATCAAGACGGGCCAGGAGAACGACGTCATCGGCAAGATGAAGGTCTCCGCCCTGCTGGAGTCCCTGCCTGGCGTGGGCAAGGTGCGCGCCAAGCAGATCATGGAGCGCCTCGGCATCTCCGAGTCCCGGCGTGTCCGAGGTCTCGGTTCCAACCAGATCGCGTCTCTGGAGCGTGAGTTCGGCACTCCTGCCGGCTGA
- the gmk gene encoding guanylate kinase: MAAEVRPRLTVLSGPSGVGKSTVVAHMRKVHPEVWLSVSATTRKPRPGERHGVHYFFVNDDEFDKLIANGELLEWAEFAGNRYGTPRGAVVERLENGEPVLLEIDLQGARLVRESMPEAQLVFLAPPSWDELVRRLTGRGTESPEVIQRRLETAKVELAAESEFDTTLVNTSVEDVARELLALMEVV; this comes from the coding sequence ATGGCAGCAGAGGTTCGTCCGCGGCTGACCGTGCTCTCCGGCCCTTCGGGGGTCGGCAAGAGCACGGTCGTCGCGCATATGCGCAAGGTCCACCCCGAGGTATGGCTCTCGGTGTCGGCCACCACCCGCAAGCCGCGGCCCGGTGAGCGACACGGAGTCCACTACTTCTTCGTCAACGACGACGAGTTCGACAAGCTGATCGCCAACGGCGAGCTGCTGGAGTGGGCCGAGTTCGCGGGCAACCGCTACGGCACACCGCGCGGCGCGGTGGTGGAACGACTCGAGAACGGCGAGCCCGTTCTCCTGGAGATCGACCTCCAGGGCGCGCGACTCGTCCGCGAGTCCATGCCCGAAGCCCAGCTCGTCTTCCTGGCGCCGCCGAGCTGGGACGAGCTGGTCCGCCGGCTCACCGGCCGCGGCACCGAATCGCCCGAGGTCATCCAGCGCAGGCTGGAGACCGCCAAGGTCGAGCTCGCTGCCGAGTCCGAGTTCGACACCACCCTGGTGAACACCTCCGTCGAGGACGTGGCGCGCGAGCTGCTAGCCTTGATGGAAGTTGTCTGA
- the rpoZ gene encoding DNA-directed RNA polymerase subunit omega: MSSSITAPEGIINPPIDELLEATDSKYSLVIYAAKRARQINAYYSQLGEGLLEYVGPLVDTHVHEKPLSIALREINAGLLTSEAIEAPAQ; the protein is encoded by the coding sequence GTGTCCTCTTCCATCACTGCGCCCGAGGGCATCATCAACCCGCCGATCGACGAGCTGCTCGAGGCCACGGACTCGAAGTACAGCCTCGTGATCTACGCGGCCAAGCGCGCGCGTCAGATCAACGCGTACTACTCGCAGCTCGGTGAGGGCCTGCTCGAGTACGTCGGCCCCCTGGTGGACACCCACGTCCACGAGAAGCCGCTTTCGATCGCGCTGCGCGAGATCAACGCGGGTCTGCTGACCTCCGAGGCCATCGAGGCCCCGGCCCAGTAA